ATCTCGAGGCCTTCGGGTCCAAAAAGTTACAAAGTCGAGGTAACGGGATCATTCATATTTGAAAATAACCGTTTTTCCGTTATTCTGATATTTCGTTTGCTCTCAAGGGAGAATTGTGATGACCCTCAAAGATATTGAATTAATTTTTAGTCGTGCATGGCAAAAGGCTCTACAGAAGAAAAAATGTCTTTTTCTTTTTGGTTTCCTTCTTCTTTGTGGGATTTTCGTTGTGATGTGTCACACGCTCGGCGCCATGAGCGGCATTTGGGTTAAGTTGATTATGTATTTTCTTCCCGGTTTTCTCGTATCGGGGATTTTATTGGCATTAGGCGTTTTCTTTGCCCGCATTTATTACAATGAAGTGAAGGGGGTGGAGTTTTCCTACCGCGAAGTTTTATCAAAATCTTTTCGACTTCTTATCAATGTAACGCAAGTGTCACTTCCCTTTGTAATGAGCTATTTAATTATCTGGATGTTAATGGGCATCTTTTATCTTTTACGTGAAATTCCCTATATTGGAGAGTCAATCGGACTGATTTTATCTTTTGCTCCATTCGTATTAGCGTTGAGCTCATTGTTTTTGGCGGTGCTCTGCCTATTTACCCTCTTTTTTGCGACGCCTTATATTGCCTTTAAACAGTTTGATGATTCCCACTTCATTCCATCCTCTCTTCATTTTTTTAAAGCGCATGTCTTCTCTCACCTCTTACTTTTTTTGATTGGCGTGTTGCCTTTGATCTTCACTTTATTATTGCTCATTGCATCGGCATCCATCGCCCAAGCAGGGCTTATTGAAATCAAATCTCCGATTAAATCGGGAATGCAATGGTTCTTTATGATGATTCCCTTTACGGCGGCTTTAACGCCCATTGTTCTTTTTTTCTTTAATTTTTCAGTAGAGAGTTTTTATCTCATTAAAAAAACGGCATCAGCAAGTGAATCGATCTAAACACGTTGCTGTTATTGGAGCCGGTTTTGCCGGTTTAGGGACTTGCTATTACCTACTTCGCCTTGGATACAGAGTCACTCTTTTTGATCAAAACGAGATTGGAAATAACACCTCCTCAGTCGCTTCGGGGCTAGTCCATCCCTTCCCCGGACAAATGGCGCGCATTAGTCTCTTTGAGAAGGAGGGAGTCAGTGCAACGCGTCAACTCATCGAAGAAGTTCAAAAACATTCAATGGAACGTTTGATTGCACCGGTTAAAATGCTTCGGGTTGCCGTGAATGAAAAACAAGAGGAGCGATTCGATCATCTTTGTAAGATACGAGATGACGTCAGTGATGCTAAGGAATGCTTTTCCTTTATTAAAGAGGGAAAAAGAAGTTTTTGGATTCATTCCGGAATGACAATCTTTTCAGAACACTACATCAAAGCACTATTTGATCTATGTATTCAGCTAGGCCTCGACTTCAAAAAAGTAGCGATAGAATCGCCCAATGAGTGTGCTGATTTTGATACTGTTGTCCTAACACTTGGGGCAGGTTCCGATCGTCTTCTCAATTTAAAAGAGCGCGGCTTTAAAATAAATCGCGGTCAAATTTTACAAGTGAAATGGAGTGGGAAAAGGGAGTTGCCGAGCATTCTTGGCAAAGGGTATTTAGCCCCAAGTCAAAAGCCCGGTATCTATCATCTTGGATCGACTTATGAGTATGATCATCTTGATGAGCCGCCCGATAACAACAGAGCGATCTGCGATATTTTTCGGCAAGCAGGTGAGTATTTATCCATTCAAGACGCGTTTGAAGTGATTGATGTTAAAGCGGGGATGCGACTGGCTAAGAAATCAAGCTATCTTCCCTACCTCAATCGACTATCGAATCGAGTTTGGATACTGACTGCAATGGGATCGAGAGGGCTTCTTTATCATGCCTATTGCTCACAACTTCTCGCTAGTGCAATAGATCGGAATCATGTGGAAATGATTCCAAATGAGATGCTGCTTGAGTAAATCGATGAAATGAATTATTTTTTTTCTATGAAAAACAATACTATCACAGTTCTTGGATCAGGTAGTTCAACCGGAATTCCGGTGATTGGGTGCAATTGCAGTGTTTGTAAGTCATCAAATCCACGCAATCAGCGCCTTCGCTCATCGCTCTTGATCGAAATCGAGAATAAAATCCTTGTCGTTGATACCTCTCCTGATTTTCGTGCGCAAGCTCTTTCGAATCAGATCCAACATATCGATGGGGTGATTATCACCCATATGCATTATGATCATATTGCCGGAATTGATGACTTGCGTATTTTCAATTACAGAACAAAGATGGCCATCCCCATTTTGATGCATGCATCGAGCTATGAAGATTTTCAAAAAAAATATTTCTATCTCCTCAAAAAAGATATCGAAGGGATGTCTAAAAAAGCGCAACTCGCCTTAAAAGTGATCGATGGGGATCGAGGAGATTGTGAATTTTTAAGTATTCCCATTCATTTCTTTACCTATGAACAAGCGATGATGAAGGTGCTTGGTTTTCGTATTCATGACTTTGCGTATGTCACTGACATACGGACATATTCGGATACAATTTTTTCAGATTTAGAAAATGTGAAAACACTCATTGTTAGTGCTTTGAGAGAAAGTGATTCACCTGTGCATTTTAACATCAAAGAAGCTATTGCCTTTGCTCAAAAAGTCGGTGCAGAAAAAACATATTTCATTCATATGGGGCATGAGGTTGAACATGAAAGAATTTCAGAGCAATTGCCGGAAGGGATTGCTTTAAGTTATGACGGATTAAAGATTCATTTTTGAGGAATTAGATTGACAACACAGAAGACGACAGAAGAAGTACGAGAAAATATCGACGAGGTTAAAACCGCTCTTCTCGTCGGAGCTTATTTTAGCAAAGAAGATCGCTATATTTGCGAAGAGCATTTAAATGAGCTTGAAGCGTTGATTGAAACGCTTGGGCTTAAATCGTTAAGCGCTCACCTCTGCCCACTTAAAAAATATGATGCAGCGACATTTATCGGTAGCGGGAAGCTGGAAGAGCTCGCCGAATATGCACATAAGCTTGAAGTCGATGTCATTGTTTTCGATGATGAAATCACCCCCAATCAACAAAAAAACCTGGAAAAGCATTTTAAAAAACCGGTTCTCGATCGGACGGAAGTCATTTTAGAGATTTTTGCTGCCCGTGCTCAAACAAAAGAAGCGACGCTTCAAGTTGAACTTGCCAAGATTAAATATCAATTGCCAAGACTTAAACGGTTATGGACTCACTTGTCACGTCAAAAAGTCGGTGGTAAAGGCTATTTGAAAGGGGAAGGGGAAAAACAAATCGAGATCGATCGCCGCATTTTAAAGGCGCGCATTGCAAAGTTGGATCAGGAAATCAAAGAGGTGAGAAAACAACGCGAGCAACAGCGTCAGAAACGCCTCAAGAACAAAATTCCTACCTTTGCCATTGTCGGATACACGAATGTTGGAAAATCAACTCTACTGAATGCCCTGACAGATGCCGGGGTCTTAATGGAAGATAAACTCTTTGCAACCCTCGATACGACGACGAGGCAGTACGTCTTGCCGAATAACCAGCATATTTTATTAGTCGATACTGTCGGGTTTATCCGAAAATTGCCTCACCACCTCATCGCAGCATTTAAAAGTACTTTGGAAGAAGTCCTTTATACTGATATTTTGATTCACATTATCGATATTAGTCACCCTATGGCGCAAGAACATGCAAAAGAGACATTAGCCGTTTTAAAAGAGCTCAAAGCCAACCATAAGCCGATGATCACCGTCCTCAATAAAATCGATCTTTGTTCTAATCCCATCGTCGCAAGCCGCTACAAACTCGAATATCCCAAAACGGTTGTCATTTCTGCAAAGACAAGGGAGGGATTTGAGCAGCTTTTTGATATGATGATGAAAGAAATTAGTTCTCTGCGGAGGGTGGTCAAGCTCAAGATTCCCCAAAGTGAATATGGGCTGATTTCCGAGCTGATGAAGGATGGAAAGGTGATGTCTTCGGAGTATGAAGAAAATGATATTGTGATGGTGGTCGAGATTCCGGCCGAACTTGAGTATAAAACGCTTGCGTATACATGCGAAAATTGCGTATAATCTCTCTTTTTTGTAGAGAAATTTTTTAACATGCGCAATCAATCATTTAAAGTTGTTAC
The Simkaniaceae bacterium genome window above contains:
- a CDS encoding MBL fold metallo-hydrolase, which encodes MKNNTITVLGSGSSTGIPVIGCNCSVCKSSNPRNQRLRSSLLIEIENKILVVDTSPDFRAQALSNQIQHIDGVIITHMHYDHIAGIDDLRIFNYRTKMAIPILMHASSYEDFQKKYFYLLKKDIEGMSKKAQLALKVIDGDRGDCEFLSIPIHFFTYEQAMMKVLGFRIHDFAYVTDIRTYSDTIFSDLENVKTLIVSALRESDSPVHFNIKEAIAFAQKVGAEKTYFIHMGHEVEHERISEQLPEGIALSYDGLKIHF
- the hflX gene encoding GTPase HflX — translated: MRLTTQKTTEEVRENIDEVKTALLVGAYFSKEDRYICEEHLNELEALIETLGLKSLSAHLCPLKKYDAATFIGSGKLEELAEYAHKLEVDVIVFDDEITPNQQKNLEKHFKKPVLDRTEVILEIFAARAQTKEATLQVELAKIKYQLPRLKRLWTHLSRQKVGGKGYLKGEGEKQIEIDRRILKARIAKLDQEIKEVRKQREQQRQKRLKNKIPTFAIVGYTNVGKSTLLNALTDAGVLMEDKLFATLDTTTRQYVLPNNQHILLVDTVGFIRKLPHHLIAAFKSTLEEVLYTDILIHIIDISHPMAQEHAKETLAVLKELKANHKPMITVLNKIDLCSNPIVASRYKLEYPKTVVISAKTREGFEQLFDMMMKEISSLRRVVKLKIPQSEYGLISELMKDGKVMSSEYEENDIVMVVEIPAELEYKTLAYTCENCV
- a CDS encoding FAD-binding oxidoreductase, which encodes MNRSKHVAVIGAGFAGLGTCYYLLRLGYRVTLFDQNEIGNNTSSVASGLVHPFPGQMARISLFEKEGVSATRQLIEEVQKHSMERLIAPVKMLRVAVNEKQEERFDHLCKIRDDVSDAKECFSFIKEGKRSFWIHSGMTIFSEHYIKALFDLCIQLGLDFKKVAIESPNECADFDTVVLTLGAGSDRLLNLKERGFKINRGQILQVKWSGKRELPSILGKGYLAPSQKPGIYHLGSTYEYDHLDEPPDNNRAICDIFRQAGEYLSIQDAFEVIDVKAGMRLAKKSSYLPYLNRLSNRVWILTAMGSRGLLYHAYCSQLLASAIDRNHVEMIPNEMLLE